In Mangrovivirga cuniculi, the following proteins share a genomic window:
- the nhaC gene encoding Na+/H+ antiporter NhaC, which produces MTNTIKRPHFLLALFPVIFLTTILFLNVRIFGDASLDGSNQIGLLFSAALAAIIALFLGVKWEAILDKTVQSISAAMSSILILLVIGALAGTWMLSGVVPAMVYYGLDIMKPSYFLAAACIVSAIVSLATGSSWSTIATIGVALIGIGKTLGIDIGLTGGAIISGAYFGDKMSPLSDTTNLAPAMAGTDIFTHIRYMAFTTVPSILITLVIFTIIGLNIDAGGGMAEVEAVQEAIKAQFNINGWLFLVPVAVIFLIIKKVEALPALLLGTLLGAVFALIFQNDQVFELGKSILADLRGLDAPGVKELEGDSPLTIYFAAIMKSMYGDVSISSTNEKVSNLLSTGGMAGMLNTIWLILCAMIFGGMMEAGGLLKRIADEIIRLAKSTGSLIFSTAATCIFFNGTASDQYMAIVVPGRMFRKTYKEKDLKPEVLSRTLEDSGTVTSVLFPWNTCGATQAGVLGVATLVYAPYCFFNIISPFMTILFGVLDVKMRRYSEEEKKEMDEEVKAPEYAEENK; this is translated from the coding sequence ATGACTAATACAATTAAACGGCCTCATTTTTTACTGGCACTTTTTCCTGTCATTTTTTTAACTACAATATTATTTCTTAATGTTAGAATCTTCGGAGATGCTTCTTTAGATGGTTCCAATCAAATCGGATTATTGTTTTCTGCAGCCTTAGCAGCTATAATTGCATTGTTTTTAGGAGTAAAGTGGGAAGCAATTCTTGATAAGACAGTACAGAGTATCAGTGCTGCAATGTCTTCAATATTGATTTTATTAGTTATAGGTGCTTTAGCAGGTACATGGATGCTTAGCGGAGTGGTGCCCGCAATGGTGTATTATGGTCTTGATATTATGAAGCCATCATACTTTCTTGCTGCAGCTTGTATAGTTAGTGCGATCGTATCATTAGCAACAGGATCTAGCTGGTCCACCATTGCCACAATAGGTGTGGCACTGATCGGCATAGGAAAAACCCTTGGCATTGATATCGGGTTAACCGGAGGAGCAATTATTTCAGGGGCTTATTTTGGAGATAAGATGTCTCCTTTATCTGATACTACTAACCTAGCTCCTGCAATGGCAGGTACTGATATATTTACTCATATCAGATACATGGCTTTTACCACAGTACCTAGTATATTAATTACCCTTGTAATCTTTACCATCATTGGATTAAATATCGATGCTGGAGGAGGAATGGCAGAGGTTGAGGCAGTTCAGGAAGCAATTAAAGCCCAGTTTAATATTAATGGGTGGCTGTTTCTTGTTCCGGTTGCAGTGATATTTCTTATAATTAAAAAAGTTGAAGCACTTCCTGCATTGCTTTTAGGTACCCTATTAGGTGCTGTTTTTGCATTGATTTTCCAAAATGATCAGGTATTTGAATTAGGTAAATCAATTCTGGCTGATTTGAGAGGGCTTGACGCACCAGGTGTTAAAGAATTAGAGGGTGATTCTCCTTTAACAATTTATTTTGCAGCCATAATGAAAAGCATGTATGGAGATGTATCCATTTCATCAACAAATGAAAAGGTAAGTAACTTACTTTCAACAGGAGGTATGGCAGGAATGCTTAATACAATATGGTTGATTTTATGTGCAATGATCTTTGGTGGAATGATGGAAGCCGGCGGACTTTTAAAACGTATCGCAGATGAAATTATCAGACTGGCAAAATCAACCGGGTCTCTTATATTCAGCACCGCTGCAACTTGTATTTTTTTCAATGGTACAGCATCAGACCAATATATGGCTATTGTAGTACCAGGAAGAATGTTCAGGAAAACATATAAAGAAAAAGACCTTAAACCAGAGGTTTTAAGCCGGACTCTTGAAGATAGTGGAACAGTAACTTCGGTTCTCTTTCCATGGAATACCTGCGGTGCAACACAGGCAGGAGTACTCGGTGTCGCAACCTTGGTTTATGCCCCTTATTGTTTTTTTAATATTATTAGTCCTTTTATGACCATATTGTTTGGTGTTCTGGATGTAAAGATGAGAAGATATTCTGAAGAGGAAAAAAAGGAAATGGATGAAGAAGTAAAAGCACCTGAATATGCAGAAGAAAATAAGTAA
- a CDS encoding 3'-5' exonuclease, whose product MQKKISKDEVNALPLHAYDGEVEIINTPAGYRKAVEEISDFTLLGFDTESKPSFTKGIKNPIALVQLATDDKVYLFRLPKGDMPKELKKILEDDNIEKIGIGIDDDLNDLKRIGVKRPKEFIDLNKLATKAGFHNTGARNLSAMLLGFRISKSAQTSNWEREELTEKQISYAATDAWICLKIYEKLWQYDYSDVNK is encoded by the coding sequence ATGCAGAAGAAAATAAGTAAAGATGAAGTAAATGCTCTTCCTCTTCATGCATACGACGGAGAGGTGGAAATTATTAATACACCGGCAGGATATAGGAAAGCTGTAGAAGAAATTAGTGATTTTACATTATTGGGGTTTGATACGGAATCCAAGCCTTCCTTCACAAAAGGAATTAAAAATCCGATAGCACTTGTTCAATTAGCAACTGATGACAAAGTGTATCTTTTCAGACTTCCGAAGGGTGATATGCCTAAAGAGCTTAAGAAGATTTTGGAAGATGACAATATAGAAAAGATTGGCATCGGCATAGATGATGATCTGAATGATTTGAAGAGAATTGGTGTAAAAAGGCCGAAAGAATTTATTGACCTAAATAAATTAGCTACAAAGGCAGGTTTTCATAATACCGGGGCAAGGAATCTTTCTGCTATGTTATTAGGGTTTCGAATTAGTAAATCGGCACAAACATCAAATTGGGAAAGGGAGGAGCTCACTGAAAAACAAATCAGCTATGCTGCTACTGATGCCTGGATTTGCCTGAAAATATATGAGAAACTATGGCAATACGATTATTCTGATGTAAATAAATGA
- a CDS encoding IMPACT family protein, whose amino-acid sequence MSEIKDSYKTIASSSEGFYKEKGSKFISHAYPVNSEEEVKQHLDDLRKRYHDARHHCYAYLIGVDGKIFRANDDGEPNHSAGDPILGQIKSFELSGVLVVVIRYFGGTKLGVGGLIHAYKTAAQEALNNAKIIEKTLTERIGIHCEYPMLNDAIRFFKDRNLEVVNQELMIDCKLWADVPLSDAEQVREEIKNYHKLKLI is encoded by the coding sequence ATGTCTGAAATTAAAGATTCATATAAAACGATAGCCAGTTCTTCAGAAGGTTTTTACAAAGAAAAAGGATCTAAATTCATCTCTCACGCCTATCCTGTGAATTCTGAAGAGGAAGTAAAGCAGCATTTAGATGACCTCAGGAAACGATATCACGATGCCAGGCATCATTGCTATGCATATCTCATTGGCGTTGATGGTAAAATATTCAGGGCTAATGATGATGGAGAGCCTAATCATTCAGCGGGAGACCCAATTTTGGGACAAATAAAATCATTTGAATTAAGTGGTGTTCTGGTCGTGGTGATCCGATATTTTGGAGGAACGAAATTAGGTGTTGGAGGCCTTATTCACGCTTATAAAACTGCAGCTCAGGAAGCACTTAATAATGCTAAAATCATTGAAAAAACGCTAACAGAGAGAATAGGAATTCATTGTGAATATCCCATGCTCAATGATGCAATCAGATTTTTCAAAGATAGAAATCTTGAAGTTGTGAATCAGGAATTAATGATCGACTGTAAATTATGGGCAGATGTACCTCTATCTGACGCTGAACAGGTCAGGGAAGAGATAAAGAACTATCACAAGCTTAAATTAATCTGA
- a CDS encoding EamA family transporter, with amino-acid sequence MLYLIIVIFLNVYIFVCFKEFGRRNITLLPALTINYIICGIVGLILSVDSIQTINLIGSDWSYFALGLGFIFIFTFFLMAAATQKTGVAAAGMATKISLVIPAFFSLYVFKYQGSDPNFFKISGIILGICSIVLVSLSRKKQTQQVVSKWVYLLPVGVFLFSGGLDTSLNYANRFLLAESEQKIFPVVIFFSAGIFGLVGSLVKKQKFDLKTIVGGVLLGIPNYFSIYLLLKALSSFGNDGSFVFPFINISIIGLSALVGKFFYDEVISLKKAVGIAMSVVAILLLSIGN; translated from the coding sequence ATGCTTTATTTGATTATAGTCATTTTTCTCAATGTATACATTTTTGTATGCTTTAAGGAGTTTGGTAGACGAAATATAACACTACTCCCTGCATTAACAATTAATTACATAATCTGTGGAATTGTCGGATTAATTCTTTCAGTTGATTCAATTCAAACTATCAATTTAATCGGCTCTGACTGGTCCTATTTTGCATTGGGATTAGGGTTTATATTTATATTCACCTTTTTTCTGATGGCAGCCGCAACACAAAAAACAGGAGTCGCTGCAGCGGGTATGGCCACCAAAATATCCCTCGTTATTCCTGCGTTCTTCTCATTATATGTATTCAAATACCAGGGAAGTGATCCTAATTTTTTTAAGATCTCAGGAATAATATTAGGCATCTGTTCCATAGTCCTGGTTAGCCTTTCAAGAAAAAAACAAACTCAGCAGGTTGTTAGTAAATGGGTTTATTTGCTACCTGTGGGAGTGTTTTTATTTTCTGGCGGACTGGACACATCTTTAAATTATGCCAACAGGTTTCTATTAGCTGAAAGTGAACAAAAAATTTTCCCCGTAGTGATTTTCTTTTCTGCCGGGATTTTTGGTCTGGTAGGTTCGTTGGTCAAAAAGCAAAAATTTGATTTAAAAACAATTGTCGGAGGAGTATTACTAGGAATTCCTAATTACTTTTCGATTTACCTTTTACTAAAAGCATTATCATCATTTGGAAATGACGGATCATTTGTATTCCCATTTATTAATATTTCAATTATTGGATTAAGTGCTCTTGTAGGTAAATTCTTTTATGATGAAGTAATTAGTTTGAAGAAAGCAGTAGGCATAGCGATGTCTGTGGTTGCTATTTTACTATTATCGATCGGAAACTAA
- a CDS encoding GNAT family N-acetyltransferase, which yields MKKWSFDIIDASENLKMEKFPVFETDRYIQCKNNYAIRLILRKGDELFGQISFTVHEDELISGYCASYGGFYLKSFPGTEVLRSFIEQSVVVARQVHCNKIIIRQHPEFIYPEITPWISVLLKEQGFAMCEMKINHHLDLNEESNFKKYKKGRHGNRLKHAEDFNLIEHSIDHWEEYFDFIKKCRDKKNYTLSLTKEQLKDQLDNLPDNHLFFALINIQDEVIARCISLIINDEVIYNFYPAHDPDYSMFSPYVVLLLHQSKILKQRGFNYIDLGSSMQDSFVQNQLADFKSSVGGKVSTKLNWIKSV from the coding sequence ATGAAAAAGTGGTCATTTGATATAATTGATGCATCTGAGAATCTCAAAATGGAAAAATTTCCAGTGTTTGAAACGGATAGGTATATCCAGTGCAAGAACAATTATGCTATAAGACTAATTCTAAGAAAAGGTGACGAACTTTTTGGCCAGATTTCATTTACTGTTCATGAAGACGAGCTTATTTCGGGTTATTGTGCTTCATATGGAGGGTTTTATTTAAAGTCATTTCCAGGGACCGAAGTTCTCAGATCATTTATTGAACAAAGTGTTGTGGTTGCCAGGCAGGTACATTGTAATAAGATTATTATCAGGCAACATCCTGAGTTTATATATCCTGAAATCACCCCTTGGATCAGCGTACTGTTGAAGGAGCAAGGTTTTGCGATGTGCGAGATGAAAATAAACCATCATTTGGATTTGAATGAAGAAAGTAATTTTAAGAAATATAAGAAGGGGAGGCATGGTAACAGGTTGAAGCATGCTGAAGATTTCAATTTAATTGAGCATTCGATAGATCATTGGGAAGAATATTTCGATTTTATTAAAAAGTGCAGAGATAAAAAGAATTATACTTTGAGCCTTACTAAAGAGCAATTAAAAGATCAACTGGATAATCTTCCTGATAATCATTTATTTTTTGCTTTAATAAATATACAAGATGAAGTCATTGCCCGGTGTATTTCGCTGATAATAAATGATGAGGTTATTTATAATTTTTATCCAGCTCATGATCCGGATTACAGTATGTTTAGTCCATATGTGGTATTACTCTTGCATCAATCTAAAATATTAAAACAACGAGGATTTAATTATATTGACCTTGGCTCATCAATGCAGGATTCATTTGTTCAGAACCAACTTGCAGATTTCAAATCATCAGTTGGGGGTAAGGTATCGACAAAATTAAATTGGATTAAATCAGTTTGA
- a CDS encoding MATE family efflux transporter — protein sequence MKKLLPFFTQLLKGLFQVGINKLFSVLGGGIALLSLSHLLNFFQLCLAPVNTFYSQSLHHYLGGGGERSKPFSGYLIIIATLTSYFLAFIALIFSPVLFKGFELDLWVLILLSIGILPFYVVLTVVETQLIFNSRFDIQFKGYLLNVIITGAIVSIIAWMDWYYGIISLIILRVLVILIAFVKQRKNISFKFRKYFRSFYEITRPYIGISVLAVILTQFIFLAERNLVKGFADLSAAGAWQAASTTGFYIQLIAITIYSSFYIPEISKRKGALLLQYVWRYFLILSMFFPAGAMIIVFFSEYLHMMLFSSKIIYRAELYYFIISGFVLRSMAQLFSLLFLKEKLWRDYLAILLLITSIHISGLIYLYNSVFTVNNIAILFLIVCTVQFIMSLGFYIFRRQTFRNG from the coding sequence TTGAAAAAGCTTTTACCATTTTTTACGCAATTATTAAAGGGGTTATTTCAGGTTGGGATTAATAAATTATTCAGCGTGTTAGGTGGAGGTATAGCATTACTTAGCCTATCTCATTTGCTTAATTTTTTTCAATTATGCCTGGCTCCTGTTAATACCTTCTATAGTCAAAGTTTGCATCATTACCTCGGAGGTGGTGGAGAAAGAAGTAAACCTTTTTCAGGGTATCTTATTATCATTGCTACTCTTACAAGTTATTTTCTTGCTTTCATTGCCCTGATTTTTAGTCCTGTACTTTTTAAAGGGTTTGAATTGGACTTATGGGTGTTGATATTATTATCAATCGGAATACTGCCGTTTTATGTCGTTTTAACAGTGGTTGAAACTCAGTTAATTTTTAATAGTCGTTTTGATATCCAATTCAAAGGGTATTTATTAAATGTGATAATCACTGGTGCAATAGTATCGATAATAGCATGGATGGATTGGTATTATGGGATAATCTCACTGATTATATTAAGAGTTCTTGTGATATTAATAGCCTTTGTTAAGCAAAGGAAGAACATTTCATTTAAGTTCAGAAAATATTTCAGGTCCTTTTATGAAATTACACGGCCATATATTGGTATATCAGTACTCGCAGTTATATTGACTCAGTTTATTTTTCTGGCAGAAAGAAACCTGGTTAAAGGATTTGCAGATCTGTCAGCTGCAGGAGCCTGGCAGGCGGCATCTACCACCGGATTTTATATCCAACTCATTGCAATTACCATTTATAGTAGCTTCTACATACCTGAAATTAGTAAAAGAAAGGGAGCCTTATTGTTGCAATATGTCTGGCGATATTTTTTGATTCTGTCTATGTTTTTTCCAGCAGGAGCTATGATTATAGTTTTTTTTAGTGAATACCTTCACATGATGCTATTTTCAAGTAAAATAATATACAGAGCAGAACTTTATTACTTTATTATTAGTGGTTTTGTTCTACGTTCGATGGCACAGTTGTTTTCACTACTATTTTTAAAGGAGAAACTCTGGAGAGATTACCTGGCAATCTTATTATTAATAACTTCTATCCATATTTCGGGACTAATATACCTTTATAATTCAGTTTTTACTGTAAATAATATTGCTATTCTTTTCCTCATTGTATGCACAGTACAATTCATAATGTCCCTTGGTTTTTATATATTCAGGAGACAAACTTTCAGAAATGGGTAG
- a CDS encoding glycosyltransferase → MGSLVTVILICYNQRGWVQEAIDSVLNQTYPYVELIVVDVGSNDGSNLYLKNVCDQLDLEFIGLEENIGNCRAFNLAFKFCKGDYVIDLAGDDVLLSERIEKGVKKLEEYGTDFGFHYSDAEYIDEKSRLIGQHSSSLRNLPDEFFSDPFPEGELFNLILRNYFICPPTMMVRKDVVEELAGYDESLSFEDFDFWLRAAKITSFCSSQEPLVQKRTVIGSQSNNPIYHKDHASSMVKICKKIQRNLLEPTDDHDAFNKRLEYEMRLCYRRMLKKELKELAEIYKEHNRNNKKSWNYYVHIFLSRM, encoded by the coding sequence ATGGGTAGCTTGGTCACAGTCATTTTAATATGCTATAATCAGAGAGGCTGGGTGCAAGAGGCGATCGATTCGGTACTCAACCAGACATATCCTTATGTTGAACTCATTGTTGTTGACGTAGGAAGTAATGATGGGTCAAATTTATATCTAAAGAATGTTTGTGATCAATTGGATCTGGAATTTATAGGTCTTGAGGAAAATATCGGCAACTGCAGGGCTTTTAACTTAGCATTTAAGTTTTGCAAAGGTGACTATGTTATTGATCTCGCCGGGGATGATGTATTGTTATCTGAAAGGATTGAAAAAGGAGTTAAAAAGCTGGAGGAGTATGGAACTGATTTTGGTTTTCATTACTCTGATGCGGAATATATAGATGAAAAAAGTCGCTTGATTGGACAACATAGTAGTTCTTTGAGAAATTTACCAGATGAATTTTTTTCAGATCCCTTTCCCGAAGGTGAATTATTCAATCTTATCTTACGTAATTATTTTATTTGTCCACCTACAATGATGGTAAGAAAAGATGTGGTGGAAGAATTGGCGGGGTACGATGAGTCATTATCTTTTGAAGATTTTGATTTTTGGTTAAGAGCTGCAAAAATAACCTCATTTTGTAGTTCTCAAGAACCCTTGGTTCAAAAAAGAACTGTTATTGGGTCTCAATCGAACAATCCAATTTATCATAAAGACCATGCTAGTTCCATGGTGAAAATCTGTAAAAAAATTCAGAGGAATTTACTAGAACCGACTGATGATCACGATGCTTTTAATAAAAGGCTGGAGTATGAAATGAGATTGTGTTACCGTCGAATGTTGAAAAAAGAGTTGAAAGAGTTAGCAGAAATTTACAAAGAACATAATCGGAATAATAAAAAATCCTGGAATTACTATGTCCATATTTTTTTAAGCCGAATGTAA
- the rsgA gene encoding ribosome small subunit-dependent GTPase A: MIEGRIVKSTGSWYKVLTDQGIINSRLRGKYRLKGSKSTNPLAVGDYVIIDPEDTEEGSAVIKELKERKNYIIRQSPKHKYKHHIIATNLDQAILMVTLSSPRTSVGFIDRFLVACESFRIPAILLFNKSDLLDEDNLELFEAMSHLYSELGYPCILMSAHDDEDISPLYAILEDKTTLMAGHSGVGKSTLLNRLIPEADQKTAEISDFADKGVHTTTFAEMFFVDGKTSIIDTPGIKELGLVDMDEVELSDYFPEMREVRQDCKFNNCTHINEPGCAVKAAIESGEISESRYFSYLSILEDEDNRR; the protein is encoded by the coding sequence ATGATTGAAGGAAGAATCGTTAAATCAACAGGATCATGGTATAAAGTATTGACTGATCAGGGAATAATCAATTCAAGATTGAGAGGGAAATACAGGTTAAAAGGATCCAAAAGCACTAACCCGCTGGCTGTTGGTGATTATGTTATTATCGATCCGGAAGATACCGAAGAGGGTTCAGCAGTAATTAAGGAGCTAAAAGAGCGTAAAAATTATATTATCAGGCAATCTCCAAAGCATAAATACAAGCACCACATAATCGCTACCAACTTAGACCAGGCTATTTTGATGGTCACTCTTTCCAGCCCCAGAACTTCCGTTGGTTTTATCGATAGATTTCTGGTAGCCTGCGAAAGTTTCAGGATACCAGCCATTCTTTTATTCAATAAAAGTGACTTATTAGATGAGGATAATCTGGAGTTATTTGAGGCTATGTCTCATCTTTATTCGGAATTAGGTTACCCTTGTATTTTAATGTCTGCTCATGATGATGAAGATATTTCTCCACTTTATGCTATTCTGGAAGACAAAACTACCCTTATGGCAGGACATAGTGGAGTAGGGAAATCCACACTTTTAAACAGGTTAATCCCTGAAGCTGATCAGAAAACTGCTGAAATATCAGATTTTGCTGATAAAGGCGTTCATACAACCACTTTTGCAGAAATGTTTTTTGTAGACGGTAAAACCAGTATTATTGATACACCGGGAATCAAGGAATTAGGACTGGTTGATATGGATGAAGTGGAATTAAGTGATTATTTCCCCGAAATGAGAGAAGTCAGGCAGGACTGTAAATTTAATAATTGCACTCATATCAACGAACCGGGCTGTGCTGTTAAAGCTGCAATAGAAAGCGGTGAAATAAGTGAAAGCAGATATTTTAGCTACTTGAGTATATTAGAAGACGAAGACAACAGGAGGTAA
- a CDS encoding 3-deoxy-D-manno-octulosonic acid transferase, producing the protein MNKTTYTIGINLYRFLIKLAAPFNKKASNMIEGRKNWRQKLTTTLNSVSQSKVWFHCASLGEFEQARPLIEKLSDNNICIIVSFFSPSGYEVRKNYEKADLVTYLPFDTKSNASDFIDLIKPDLVLFTKYEFWHYFLEELDSRNIPTILFSAIFRSSQEFFKPSGDFFRNMLKKFDFLYVQNKKSKELLHGIGLSDNVKIAGDTRFDRVIDTCNSVKKIPLVEKFKGNNKLLIVGSSWPEDINALQKFFNSLPNDVKVIIAPHEISEKSINKLESSLPQKTMRYSKVSEKILDSSDSDFLIIDNFGMLASVYQYGEISFIGGAFKDGLHNILEAATFGMPVLFGNKNYKKFNEAILLIEEGGAFPIADSDEAESLLKKLFLQDGERERISKISYDFVRKNKGATDQILKYVEKVLYSGHD; encoded by the coding sequence ATGAATAAAACAACCTATACCATAGGTATTAATTTATATCGTTTCCTCATCAAATTAGCTGCTCCCTTCAATAAAAAAGCAAGCAATATGATCGAGGGCAGAAAAAACTGGCGACAAAAATTAACAACTACACTTAATAGTGTGAGCCAGTCAAAAGTCTGGTTCCATTGTGCTTCTCTTGGTGAATTTGAACAAGCAAGGCCATTAATTGAAAAACTCTCAGATAATAATATTTGTATTATCGTTAGCTTCTTCTCTCCTAGTGGTTACGAAGTGAGAAAGAATTATGAAAAAGCCGATTTGGTAACCTATCTCCCATTTGATACCAAATCCAATGCTTCAGATTTCATCGATTTAATAAAACCTGACCTGGTCCTATTTACTAAATACGAATTCTGGCATTATTTCCTTGAAGAACTTGATAGTAGAAATATCCCGACTATCTTATTTTCAGCGATATTTAGATCCTCTCAGGAGTTTTTTAAGCCAAGTGGCGACTTTTTCAGAAACATGTTAAAGAAATTCGATTTTCTGTACGTCCAGAACAAAAAGTCAAAAGAATTACTTCATGGTATCGGATTATCCGACAATGTTAAAATAGCCGGTGACACACGGTTTGACCGAGTGATTGATACATGTAATTCTGTAAAAAAAATACCATTAGTAGAAAAGTTTAAAGGAAACAATAAATTATTAATAGTTGGTAGTAGCTGGCCGGAAGATATTAATGCTTTGCAAAAGTTTTTCAACTCATTACCAAATGATGTAAAAGTGATCATTGCTCCTCATGAGATATCTGAAAAAAGCATCAATAAACTAGAAAGCTCTCTACCTCAGAAGACGATGAGATATAGTAAAGTATCAGAAAAAATTTTAGATAGTTCTGATTCTGATTTTCTAATAATTGACAATTTCGGTATGCTGGCTTCTGTCTACCAATATGGTGAGATTTCCTTTATCGGAGGGGCTTTTAAAGATGGACTTCATAATATTCTTGAAGCAGCTACCTTTGGAATGCCGGTATTATTTGGAAATAAAAATTACAAAAAATTTAATGAGGCCATTTTGTTGATAGAAGAAGGTGGGGCTTTCCCTATCGCTGATTCTGATGAAGCAGAATCTTTACTTAAAAAATTATTCCTCCAGGATGGGGAGAGAGAACGGATTTCAAAAATTTCTTATGATTTTGTGAGAAAGAATAAAGGAGCTACCGATCAGATTCTTAAATACGTGGAAAAGGTATTATATTCGGGTCATGATTGA
- a CDS encoding peroxiredoxin → MSLLGKKAPVFKAPAVLDGTSIVQEFSLEQYIGKKEVLFYFYPKDFTFVCPTEILAFQKKLEEFEKRGVVVVGCSTDTEETHLAWLTTPTNKGGIEGVTYPLVADTSKTIATNYEALAGDWNYNEEGELEFEGTPVAYRCSFFIDKEGIVRHETRNDLPLGRNIDEMIRVVDAWHHVQEHGEVCPANWQEGEDAMSATREGVSDYLSKHAK, encoded by the coding sequence ATGTCATTATTAGGAAAAAAAGCACCTGTTTTCAAAGCACCAGCAGTATTAGATGGAACTTCAATCGTTCAGGAATTTTCTCTTGAGCAATACATCGGAAAGAAAGAAGTTTTATTCTATTTCTATCCAAAGGATTTCACTTTTGTTTGCCCAACTGAGATCCTTGCTTTCCAAAAGAAACTGGAAGAATTTGAAAAAAGAGGCGTTGTGGTTGTAGGTTGTTCTACAGATACAGAGGAAACTCACCTGGCATGGTTAACAACTCCTACTAATAAAGGAGGAATCGAAGGTGTTACTTACCCTCTTGTAGCTGATACTTCTAAAACAATTGCTACAAACTACGAAGCTCTTGCAGGAGACTGGAATTATAACGAAGAAGGTGAATTAGAATTTGAAGGTACTCCAGTTGCTTACAGATGCTCATTTTTCATTGATAAAGAAGGAATCGTAAGACACGAGACCAGAAACGACCTTCCTTTAGGAAGAAATATCGATGAGATGATCAGAGTTGTAGATGCATGGCATCACGTTCAGGAGCACGGTGAAGTGTGCCCTGCTAACTGGCAAGAAGGTGAAGACGCTATGTCAGCAACAAGAGAAGGTGTATCTGATTATCTTAGCAAGCATGCTAAATAA
- a CDS encoding Fur family transcriptional regulator, whose translation MNKTDKNIVLKLRSAGVRATKQRIAVMECLSENSKHYSAEEIYDKLKEEIPSLSQGSVYHILDVFCEKGLAKRLSVEKGPKRFDVTDTPHHHLVCNESNEVFDYFDEDLTGLIKKYLREKPIQGFDVTDIELQLRGKRKV comes from the coding sequence TTGAATAAAACGGATAAAAATATAGTCTTAAAACTTCGATCAGCAGGAGTAAGAGCAACAAAGCAGCGTATAGCTGTGATGGAGTGCCTTTCTGAAAATTCAAAACATTATTCTGCTGAAGAAATTTATGATAAGCTAAAAGAAGAAATCCCAAGCTTGTCTCAGGGATCAGTTTATCACATTCTGGATGTTTTCTGTGAGAAAGGGTTAGCAAAAAGACTTTCTGTAGAAAAAGGACCTAAAAGATTTGATGTAACGGATACTCCGCATCATCATTTAGTTTGTAATGAATCGAATGAAGTATTTGATTATTTTGATGAAGATCTTACAGGGTTAATAAAAAAATACCTAAGAGAAAAACCTATACAGGGATTCGACGTTACGGATATTGAGTTACAATTACGAGGAAAAAGAAAAGTTTAA
- the tpx gene encoding thiol peroxidase: MATTKLDGEKIQLAGKMPAVGGAAPKFTVVKKDLSEMKLADLKGEIVVLMSIPSLETGVCAKEIRTFNEKLSGLNGVKGLMVSKDLPFAMHRFCEVEDIDNIISGSDFRYDEFGRQYGVEILDGAFKGLLARAVFIVDQELQLRYLQIVDDIGNQPDYEIAMDVVKKLLDETES, from the coding sequence ATGGCCACAACGAAGTTAGACGGAGAAAAAATACAGTTAGCAGGTAAAATGCCTGCAGTAGGAGGGGCTGCTCCAAAATTTACTGTTGTAAAAAAAGACCTTTCAGAAATGAAACTTGCGGATTTGAAAGGCGAAATTGTTGTTCTGATGTCAATCCCGAGTTTGGAAACCGGGGTTTGTGCAAAAGAAATAAGGACTTTCAATGAAAAGCTTTCAGGATTAAATGGAGTGAAGGGGTTGATGGTTTCTAAGGATCTTCCATTTGCTATGCACAGATTTTGTGAAGTGGAAGATATTGATAATATTATTTCAGGTTCTGATTTCCGGTATGATGAATTTGGCAGGCAGTATGGAGTCGAAATATTAGACGGCGCCTTTAAAGGATTACTGGCAAGGGCTGTTTTTATTGTTGATCAGGAATTACAATTAAGATATCTTCAGATCGTTGATGATATAGGGAACCAGCCGGATTATGAAATCGCAATGGACGTTGTGAAAAAATTACTTGACGAAACTGAGTCATGA